A window of Hyperolius riggenbachi isolate aHypRig1 chromosome 1, aHypRig1.pri, whole genome shotgun sequence contains these coding sequences:
- the LOC137509395 gene encoding lamina-associated polypeptide 2-like isoform X1: MAENQLTGDSGINTDIEIRKLSQLRVSDLKAELKRRNLDTGGNKSALMERLKKATPASGSGSAPASTEASEPVRPKKRCPSCNIKLPVSWKKLLCQQCATRVLNEESAVAYKDFLRMVRKEMSDSMKVFRESMSAQTVVNQPPIVITQVPSGSGTMFPATSGAQTIFQPINIDQAASSINLQPPVMPVEQPGAVSAIPIDTPVEGQIPGAESGHKKARTKTDRPVLSDSEPEEYSEDISECDSEDEVSEKDQDKPSKFRFSANETDELLKAIYDSLGLKQDSPASMSAHDALYAGMEGLKPMVFPVHPSTKQLIDSQWKNPDRKVFLSRGFKRRFPFAEEDCKQWDKCPKLDAAFSQVHKENELSFEDLGFLKDQSDKKAEFALKKTWSAICANFRPAAATTCVGRTLDMWMHQVMHHIKMGSSKETILNSFTVMFKAINFIIDAATESIRLTARAAALSNVARRNIWIKTWEGSNISKSKLCTIPFSGDLLFGHQLDEILERSSDKKKGFPKKTQFRPGKRFFRKNRQGNKPRPQNKRKSWSFSREQNRPNALFGSSDPSTKKQQ; encoded by the coding sequence GCAACTCCAGCTTCAGGCTCAGGTTCAGCTCCAGCATCAACAGAAGCATCAGAACCTGTTAGGCCTAAAAAACGCTGTCCCTCTTGCAATATAAAACTGCCAGTGTCTTGGAAGAAATTACTATGTCAACAATGTGCAACTAGAGTATTGAACGAAGAATCTGCAGTAGCTTATAAAGATTTCCTTAGGATGGTGCGCAAGGAAatgtctgattccatgaaagTTTTTAGGGAATCAATGTCGGCTCAAACTGTGGTTAATCAACCTCCAATTGTTATTACACAAGTACCGAGTGGTTCTGGAACTATGTTCCCAGCCACCTCAGGGGCACAAACAATATTTCAACCTATAAATATTGATCAAGCGGCCTCAAGTATAAACTTACAACCACCAGTTATGCCTGTGGAACAGCCGGGGGCAGTCTCTGCCATTCCCATTGATACACCGGTAGAGGGGCAGATACCAGGGGCAGAGTCTGGTCATAAAAAGGCTAGAACTAAAACAGATCGCCCGGTGCTATCTGATTCTGAACCAGAAGAATATTCAGAGGACATTTCTGAATGTGATTCAGAGGATGAGGTATCAGAAAAAGATCAGGATAAGCCGTCAAAATTCAGATTCTCGGCTAATGAAACGGATGagcttttaaaagctatttatgaTTCATTAGGTCTGAAACAAGATTCCCCAGCGTCCATGTCTGCACACGATGCTTTATACGCAGGTATGGAAGGTTTAAAGCCCATGGTCTTTCCTGTTCATCCATCTACAAAACAATTAATTGATAGTCAATGGAAGAACCCAGATAGAAAAGTTTTTCTATCCAGGGGTTTCAAAAGAAGATTTCCCTTTGCTGAGGAGGATTGCAAACAATGGGATAAATGTCCCAAATTGGATGCAGCCTTCTCACAAGTTCATAAGGAAAATGAACTATCTTTTGAGGATCTAGGATTCCTAAAAGATCAGTCAGATAAAAAAGCGGAATTCGCGTTAAAAAAGACGTGGTCGGCAATTTGTGCGAATTTTCGTCCAGCTGCCGCAACCACTTGCGTAGGTCGTACATTAGATATGTGGATGCATCAGGTAATGCATCATATTAAAATGGGTTCTAGTAAAGAAACTATTCTTAATTCTTTCACAGTAATGTTTAAAGCTATAAACTTTATAATTGATGCAGCAACGGAGTCAATTCGTTTAACCGCTAGGGCTGCAGCTTTATCTAATGTAGCCAGACGGAATATCTGGATTAAAACCTGGGAAGGTAGTAACATATCTAAAAGTAAATTATGTACCATTCCCTTTTCAGGGGATTTGTTATTTGGGCATCAACTAGACGAAATACTAGAAAGATCCTCAGATAAGAAGAAGGGATTTCCTAAGAAAACCCAATTCAGACCAGGGAAAAGGTTTTTTCGGAAAAACCGTCAAGGCAATAAGCCCAGGCCACAAAACAAACGTAAGTCCTGGTCTTTTTCAAGGGAACAGAACAGACCAAACGCCTTGTTTGGAAGTTCAGACCCTTCAACAAAAAAACAGCAGTGA